From Jiangella mangrovi:
TCAACGCCGTCATGCCCGGCGCCATCCGCACCGAGCACGAGCAGGAGCTCGACCCCGACGCCGACGCCGTGTTCGCGCAGATCGCGGCCGTGCAGTCACTCAAGCGCCGGGGGAGCGCCGACGACCTCACCGGCACGTTCGTCTACCTCGCGAGCGACGAGAGCGCCTTCGTCACCGGCCAGGTGCTCACCGTCGACGGCGGCTGGGTGTTCGGCTGACCTAGGCTCTCTCCTCGTGTTCACCCAGGAGGAGCGGACGGCGTTGCGTGACGCCCTGATCGCCGCCGCCCGCGCCGACGACCGCATCGACGGCGCCGCCCTGACCGGATCCGCCGCGGCCGGCGCCGAGGACCGCTGGTCCGACATCGACCTCGCGTTCGGCCTGGCCGAGGGTGCCGACCAGGCCGCGGTGATGGCGGACTGGACGGCGGCGATGTACGACGCCCACGGCGCCGTCGCGCACCTCGACGTCCCGCGCGGTGGCACGGTGTACCGGGTGTTCCTGCTGGCCAGCTCGTTGCAGGTCGACATCGCGTTCGCGCCGGCCGCGGAGTTCGGCGCCATCGCCCCGACGTTCCGGCTGCTGTTCGGGACCGCTCGCCCGCTGCCCTTCGCCCTGCCGCCGGACGCCGTCGGACTGGTCGGCATGGGCTGGCTGTACGCCCTGCACGCCCGGTCGAGCATCGAGCGCGGTCGTGGCTGGCAGGCCGTCCACATGATCGACGGGCTGCGCGAGCAGGTGGTGGCGCTGGCCTGCCTGCGTCACGACCTGCCCGCCTACCAGGGTCGCGGCGTCGACCGGCTGCCGCCGGCGGTGCTCGAGCCGCTGCTGTCGACGCTGACCGGCTCGCTCGACGACCCGACGCTGCGGCGCGCGTTCGCGGCGGCGACCGAGGCCCTCCTCACCGAGGCCGCCCACGTCGACCCCGAGCTGGCCGCCCGGCTGGCGCCGCCCCTCCGCACCCTGACCGCCGCGCGCTGACCCCAGAACCATGGGGCGTCGGGGCTGCTGCCCGGCACGTCGGCGAGCTAGGCCGTGCCGTCGGGGCGGGTGGTGAGGAAGGCGAGCAGTGCCGGGTCGGCGGAGGTGAAGCGGTCGACCTCCTCGCCGCCGTCGCAGCGGCAGAGGGCGACGGTGGCCGAGCCGGCCGTGCGGGCGACCACGCGCCACTCGCCGCCAGCGTCCTCCCAGCGGGTCACCACGCCGACCGGGTCGTCCGTCATGACTCCAGCCTAGGCGCGGTCGCGCTCGAAGAGCGTGATCAGGACGCCCTCGCCGACGGTCCGCGACTCGGTGAGCCGCCAGCGCGTCCGGTCGGTGGTCTCGCCGAACAGGCGGCGGCCGTAGCCGAGCAGCACCGGGTACGTCATGAGGTGCAGCTCGTCGACGAGGTCGTGCTCGAGCAGCTCCTGCGCCAGCCGGATGCTGCCGGCGACCTGCAGCTCGCCGTCGACCTCGTCCTTGAGCCTCGCCACCTCGGTGGCGACATCGCCGCTGATGACCTGCGTATTGGCCCACGTCGGGTCGGTCAGGGTGCTGGACACGACGTACTTGCGCATGGTGTTCAGCTTGTCGGCCAGCACGCCACCCTCCTGCGGCCACGCGGAGGCGAAGCCGTCATAGGTCACGCGGCCGAGCAGCAGGGCCTCGCCGGCGAGCGCCTCGTCGACCTTGAACTGCTCGCCCTCGTCGCCGCTGTCGAAGTCGAAGCTCCAGTTCTGATACTTGAAGTCCTCGCCGCCGGGCGCTTGGACGACGCCGTCGAGGCTGATGAACTCGGTGATGACGATGCGGCCCACGGTCAGGCCTCCACGAAGTCGCGCAGCGCCGGCGCCAGCACCTCGGGGGTGGTGGCGTGGTTCTCGCCCGGTACCGGCTTCAGCGTCGCCGTCGGCAGCAGCTCGGCCAGCGCCGGCGCGCCCGGCTTCAGCGCGGGCCAGGTGTCGAGGCCGTACATGGTCAGCACGGGGATGTCGATCGAGGCCCACCGGTCAGCCGGCAGCGGGTTGCCGGACATCGTCGTGCCCATGATGCGGCCGTCGTAGGCGATGGTCGGCGCGATGCCCAGCATGACCGGCCAGAAGTCGCTCTGCTTCAGGCCCTCGACCATCTCGGGCGTGCCGCCGGCCGCCTCGACCATGAAGATCGCGACCGCCTCGCCCGGGTCGCCCGCGGCGTTGGCGGCGTCGAGCCGTTCGACGTAGTCCGCCGGGA
This genomic window contains:
- a CDS encoding nucleotidyltransferase domain-containing protein produces the protein MFTQEERTALRDALIAAARADDRIDGAALTGSAAAGAEDRWSDIDLAFGLAEGADQAAVMADWTAAMYDAHGAVAHLDVPRGGTVYRVFLLASSLQVDIAFAPAAEFGAIAPTFRLLFGTARPLPFALPPDAVGLVGMGWLYALHARSSIERGRGWQAVHMIDGLREQVVALACLRHDLPAYQGRGVDRLPPAVLEPLLSTLTGSLDDPTLRRAFAAATEALLTEAAHVDPELAARLAPPLRTLTAAR
- a CDS encoding alpha/beta fold hydrolase: MSTVISKDGTTIAFDAVGTGRTLIMIDGATGYPAINPLNAETAKLLSDGFRTYTYDRRGRGNSTDTAPYAIEREIEDLAALVEDAGGGPAVLFGWSSGGVLALDAAASGLLPVSHVAVFEPPFVVDDVRPPLPADYVERLDAANAAGDPGEAVAIFMVEAAGGTPEMVEGLKQSDFWPVMLGIAPTIAYDGRIMGTTMSGNPLPADRWASIDIPVLTMYGLDTWPALKPGAPALAELLPTATLKPVPGENHATTPEVLAPALRDFVEA
- a CDS encoding dihydrofolate reductase family protein codes for the protein MGRIVITEFISLDGVVQAPGGEDFKYQNWSFDFDSGDEGEQFKVDEALAGEALLLGRVTYDGFASAWPQEGGVLADKLNTMRKYVVSSTLTDPTWANTQVISGDVATEVARLKDEVDGELQVAGSIRLAQELLEHDLVDELHLMTYPVLLGYGRRLFGETTDRTRWRLTESRTVGEGVLITLFERDRA